One Fuerstiella marisgermanici DNA window includes the following coding sequences:
- a CDS encoding adenylate/guanylate cyclase domain-containing protein, whose amino-acid sequence MYRLLAFHNSRMLDRQILLADGRTYVLGRSIDSEIVVDWDEKISRQHALLIPQPDGVVLNRLKQASNPVFVDGQPVSRIVLKPGQSFVIGATRFELHQVTQSDSPRNNAVQQLPIDRKQLQQIRYEDADKRIEVLASLPAVIRESGVQRDLFVRLCNLLLAGIQHAEGVAIVSMDRSHKRAVALHQERRFEADGSLRPSTRLVQNTQEQGRTVVHVWDDANDTDGGYTQHAGFHWAYCTPFVAHASGNSPAVDRNSAADDPADGPLAIYVAGRSPGEGAKVNQKRIHADVKFTEFIAEIVSSLQRQRELERQQSGLRQFFSPPILEALGQDLDTSLLEPRECDVTVLFCDLRGFSQQAEEQADDLTGLLERVSLALEVMTSQILRFGGVTGDFQGDAALGFWGWPISSEEAPLNACRAAMAIREEFAKAQATPGHPLADFETSIGIAHGRAVAGKIGTREQVKVTVFGPVVNLASRLESMTRQLHVPILIDDNLDKLIRKNPGSFEGRVRRLLHVLPYGMDNSLIVSELVPPESSLPQLTNKHLADFEHGLQKFIDGQWPEAWRYLHSMPADDRAQDFLAMQITLHDRTAPPDWDGIVRMKKKA is encoded by the coding sequence ATGTATCGACTGCTTGCCTTTCATAATTCGCGAATGCTGGACCGCCAGATCCTGCTGGCCGACGGTCGTACGTATGTGCTGGGCCGGTCGATCGACAGCGAGATCGTCGTCGATTGGGACGAAAAGATTTCCCGCCAGCATGCACTGCTGATTCCACAGCCGGACGGTGTGGTGCTGAATCGGCTGAAGCAGGCTTCGAATCCCGTCTTTGTCGACGGTCAACCGGTTTCGCGCATTGTGCTGAAACCAGGTCAGTCGTTCGTAATCGGAGCCACGCGGTTCGAACTTCATCAGGTCACGCAATCAGATTCGCCTCGCAACAACGCCGTCCAACAGTTGCCGATTGATCGCAAACAACTGCAGCAGATCCGCTACGAAGACGCCGACAAACGCATTGAAGTGCTGGCCAGTTTGCCCGCCGTGATTCGCGAATCCGGCGTGCAGCGCGACTTGTTTGTGCGACTTTGCAATCTGCTGCTGGCCGGAATTCAGCATGCAGAAGGCGTGGCGATCGTTTCCATGGACCGATCGCACAAACGAGCGGTCGCATTGCATCAGGAACGCCGCTTCGAGGCAGACGGGTCGCTGCGACCGAGCACTCGTCTGGTGCAGAATACTCAGGAACAGGGCCGGACGGTCGTGCATGTGTGGGACGACGCCAACGATACCGATGGCGGGTACACACAGCACGCCGGCTTCCACTGGGCGTATTGCACGCCCTTTGTAGCACATGCCTCCGGGAACAGTCCGGCAGTCGACAGGAACTCAGCAGCAGACGACCCGGCCGATGGCCCGCTGGCAATTTACGTGGCAGGCCGCAGTCCGGGAGAAGGCGCGAAAGTCAATCAAAAGCGAATTCACGCGGATGTGAAGTTCACAGAATTCATCGCGGAAATCGTCAGTTCACTGCAGAGGCAGCGAGAACTGGAGCGGCAGCAGTCGGGACTGCGTCAGTTTTTCTCGCCACCCATTCTGGAAGCTTTGGGACAGGATCTGGACACGTCGCTGCTTGAACCGCGCGAATGTGATGTGACGGTGCTGTTTTGTGACCTTCGTGGCTTCAGCCAGCAGGCCGAAGAACAGGCGGATGACCTGACCGGGCTGCTGGAACGAGTCAGCCTGGCTCTGGAAGTGATGACCAGCCAGATCCTGAGGTTTGGCGGCGTCACCGGAGACTTTCAGGGCGACGCCGCTTTGGGATTTTGGGGCTGGCCCATTAGTTCAGAAGAAGCCCCCCTAAACGCCTGCCGCGCAGCGATGGCTATTCGGGAAGAATTCGCGAAGGCCCAGGCAACGCCCGGTCATCCGCTGGCCGATTTCGAAACCAGCATCGGGATCGCTCACGGGCGAGCGGTCGCGGGAAAGATTGGAACTCGTGAACAGGTGAAAGTCACGGTGTTCGGCCCGGTCGTCAATTTGGCCAGCCGTTTGGAAAGCATGACGCGACAGTTGCACGTGCCGATTCTGATCGACGACAACCTGGACAAACTGATCCGCAAGAATCCGGGTTCGTTTGAAGGTCGTGTGCGACGTCTGCTGCATGTTCTGCCCTATGGAATGGACAATTCTTTGATCGTCAGCGAACTGGTGCCACCGGAAAGCAGCCTGCCTCAACTGACGAACAAACACCTTGCCGATTTCGAACACGGACTACAAAAATTCATCGACGGGCAATGGCCAGAAGCCTGGCGGTATCTACACAGCATGCCCGCCGACGATCGAGCTCAGGATTTTCTGGCGATGCAGATCACGCTGCATGACCGCACGGCACCACCAGACTGGGACGGCATTGTGCGAATGAAGAAGAAAGCATGA
- a CDS encoding calcineurin-like phosphoesterase C-terminal domain-containing protein: protein MYRHFLLTSVTVGVIFSLAPQSLVAQQQASGTVFVDANSNGKFDDGEETKAGVFVSNGRELVATDEEGKYQIAVGDDTIVFVVKPTGYRVPTDQDHISRFYYIHKPNGSPKDLKFPGVEPTGPLPQTINFPLHKQDEPTAFDVLFFGDPQPRNQQEIDYIAHDVVEPLIGFDAAFGVTLGDILFNDLNLFDSFNRTIGKIGIPWYNVIGNHDINFATDKDELSDETYERVYGPAYYSFNYGGVHFVVVDDVHWMTDGKRKFYRSGLSDAQLDFIENDLKTVPQDQLVVAMMHIPLVKSTPWLEPKRDRLFRILETRDHCISLSGHTHHHEHVMIGEESGWKKPQPHHHIINVTVCGSWWSGRPDENDIPHTMCADGTPNGYTVMHFDGDKYELEYRAARRLPDYQVRVMADEEYAADREVPGSFFANVFNAMPEAKVEWKLQTGEQWLPMTKTVEADPLFLKRHEEEKAIKAKTGSVPWRELPKPMPSPHLWTAKVPTNLKAGTYAIEVRCTNPNGQVLTGERIFRVK from the coding sequence ATGTACCGCCATTTTTTACTTACCTCGGTCACTGTCGGTGTCATCTTTTCGTTGGCTCCGCAAAGTCTGGTCGCTCAGCAACAGGCTTCAGGGACAGTCTTCGTCGATGCCAACAGCAACGGCAAATTCGATGACGGCGAAGAAACGAAAGCCGGTGTGTTTGTGTCTAATGGGCGTGAACTTGTTGCTACAGACGAAGAGGGCAAGTATCAGATCGCTGTCGGCGATGATACAATCGTTTTTGTGGTCAAACCGACTGGGTACCGAGTCCCCACGGATCAGGACCACATTTCACGGTTCTACTACATTCATAAGCCCAACGGTTCGCCGAAGGATTTGAAGTTTCCGGGTGTTGAGCCCACCGGGCCACTGCCTCAGACGATCAACTTTCCACTGCATAAACAGGACGAACCAACAGCGTTTGATGTTTTGTTCTTTGGCGATCCTCAACCACGTAATCAGCAGGAAATTGACTATATCGCTCATGATGTCGTTGAGCCGCTGATTGGTTTCGACGCCGCCTTTGGCGTGACGCTGGGTGATATTCTGTTTAACGATCTGAATTTGTTTGACAGCTTCAATCGTACGATCGGCAAGATTGGGATTCCGTGGTACAACGTGATCGGAAATCACGACATCAACTTTGCAACCGACAAAGACGAACTCAGCGACGAGACCTACGAACGGGTTTACGGGCCGGCTTATTACTCGTTCAACTACGGTGGCGTTCACTTTGTGGTGGTGGACGACGTTCACTGGATGACGGACGGAAAACGCAAGTTCTATCGATCCGGCTTAAGCGACGCTCAACTGGACTTCATCGAAAACGATCTGAAGACCGTCCCGCAGGACCAGTTGGTGGTGGCGATGATGCACATACCATTGGTGAAGTCGACACCGTGGCTGGAACCGAAACGCGATCGCCTGTTTCGTATTCTGGAAACGCGAGACCACTGCATTTCGCTTTCCGGACATACTCACCATCACGAACATGTGATGATCGGCGAAGAATCCGGCTGGAAGAAGCCTCAGCCACATCACCACATTATTAACGTGACCGTGTGCGGCTCCTGGTGGTCCGGACGCCCTGACGAAAATGACATTCCTCACACCATGTGTGCGGACGGCACGCCTAACGGTTACACCGTCATGCATTTTGACGGCGACAAATACGAACTGGAATATCGAGCTGCTCGTCGGCTGCCGGATTACCAGGTTCGTGTGATGGCGGATGAAGAATATGCGGCCGACCGGGAAGTACCGGGATCATTCTTCGCCAACGTCTTCAACGCCATGCCGGAAGCCAAAGTGGAATGGAAGCTGCAAACCGGCGAGCAGTGGCTGCCGATGACAAAAACGGTGGAGGCGGATCCGCTGTTCCTGAAGCGACATGAAGAAGAAAAAGCGATCAAGGCAAAAACAGGCTCCGTCCCTTGGCGTGAGCTCCCGAAACCCATGCCCAGCCCTCACTTGTGGACCGCCAAAGTGCCGACGAACCTGAAAGCGGGCACTTATGCGATCGAAGTTCGCTGCACCAATCCCAATGGTCAGGTGCTGACAGGCGAACGGATTTTTCGAGTGAAGTAG
- a CDS encoding NAD(P)H-hydrate dehydratase, with protein MSTKIQIDDLEFANRPVDGHKGTFGKVAVIGGSLGMSGSITLSATAALRGGAGLVTAAVPQSIQAIVAGYEPSYMTVALPTDVHGQLAAVDADIVTELLDGKSAVAIGPGLGQTKLAADLVLAVLKQADCPVVLDADALNLAAEFELLHGIPRRSRWVITPHPGEFARLTGESISHVSANRESLAERFAAEHELTVVLKGANTVVTDGSRTYVNQTGNSGMATGGSGDILTGLTAAVLGQHADALEGAILAVYVHGIAGDLAAEALSQRGMIASDLLRFLSAAWRNLSHEPSD; from the coding sequence ATGAGCACGAAGATACAAATTGATGACCTGGAATTCGCGAACCGACCCGTGGATGGCCACAAAGGCACGTTCGGGAAAGTGGCGGTCATCGGTGGTTCGCTCGGAATGAGCGGCTCGATTACGTTGTCCGCGACAGCCGCGTTGCGTGGCGGCGCGGGGTTGGTGACGGCAGCGGTGCCGCAATCGATTCAGGCGATCGTCGCGGGGTATGAGCCTTCTTACATGACCGTGGCGTTGCCGACTGATGTGCACGGACAGCTGGCTGCGGTCGACGCTGACATTGTCACCGAGTTGCTCGACGGGAAGTCGGCTGTGGCCATCGGCCCGGGACTCGGACAGACGAAACTTGCCGCCGATCTGGTGCTGGCCGTGTTAAAACAGGCAGACTGCCCGGTTGTCCTGGACGCGGACGCTCTAAATTTGGCGGCGGAATTCGAACTGCTGCACGGAATTCCACGCCGTTCGCGATGGGTAATTACCCCCCATCCCGGCGAGTTTGCTCGACTGACCGGTGAATCGATTTCGCATGTGAGTGCGAATCGTGAGTCGCTTGCAGAACGTTTTGCGGCCGAACACGAGCTGACTGTTGTGCTGAAGGGGGCGAACACGGTGGTCACGGACGGTAGCAGAACCTACGTGAACCAGACGGGGAACTCAGGAATGGCCACCGGCGGCAGCGGCGACATTTTAACGGGGCTGACAGCGGCCGTTTTGGGGCAGCATGCCGACGCGCTGGAGGGTGCGATACTGGCGGTTTACGTCCACGGTATCGCGGGCGATCTGGCGGCCGAGGCGTTGTCACAACGCGGGATGATTGCTTCTGATTTGCTGCGTTTTCTGAGTGCGGCATGGCGGAATCTTTCGCACGAGCCATCTGATTGA
- a CDS encoding MotA/TolQ/ExbB proton channel family protein: MQFVSSLGSAPDVMFAAVDLSGILYWFGQGIYLAMALAAGFGLYCIVILMRRIKQKSFPSRESAAVFLDEIGDSLEEGKFESVADACDQPEVWAKAVPQLITVAIENRNKPIRKIKIIVAEFFSREILAEFDARTGWVNTVVKSAPMLGLLGTVSGMIMAFGKIAGTGESGVKPSALAGDISFALFTTAAGLSIAIPLVVLGNMTQTRISKLQDSVQENMGIFFDDLEAAQVRGGDVDDA, translated from the coding sequence ATGCAATTCGTGAGTTCATTGGGATCGGCACCGGACGTGATGTTTGCCGCTGTTGACCTGTCGGGCATCCTGTATTGGTTTGGTCAAGGTATCTATCTTGCGATGGCACTGGCGGCAGGTTTTGGCCTGTACTGCATTGTGATCCTGATGCGGCGGATCAAACAGAAGAGTTTTCCCAGCCGGGAATCTGCCGCCGTGTTTCTGGATGAGATCGGTGACTCACTGGAAGAAGGCAAGTTCGAAAGTGTGGCCGATGCATGCGATCAACCGGAAGTGTGGGCAAAAGCAGTTCCGCAGCTGATCACCGTGGCGATCGAAAATCGCAATAAGCCCATTCGGAAAATTAAGATCATCGTCGCCGAATTCTTCTCCCGTGAAATTCTGGCCGAATTCGACGCTCGGACTGGCTGGGTCAACACGGTGGTCAAGTCGGCTCCTATGTTAGGGCTGTTGGGAACGGTATCGGGGATGATCATGGCGTTCGGCAAGATCGCCGGCACCGGGGAATCCGGGGTGAAGCCTTCTGCACTCGCCGGCGACATTAGTTTCGCACTGTTCACCACGGCGGCAGGCCTTTCGATCGCAATTCCACTGGTAGTTTTGGGCAATATGACTCAAACCCGCATCTCGAAATTGCAGGATTCTGTTCAGGAAAACATGGGGATATTTTTTGACGATCTCGAAGCCGCTCAGGTGCGAGGCGGCGACGTTGACGACGCGTAA
- a CDS encoding ExbD/TolR family protein, translated as MLTDSGFGRKKKKEEADLDITPMIDVVFLLLIFFMVTSTMQATPDRDIPPATSGTNANASGFFDIVVLAPVSAGSEAEVKIDDSLVSLEQLRAELIQKSAGPPLKVMIYAERDVPSGTVSEVEGIIGEVASEQEIEIEMKFAVRDRK; from the coding sequence GTGCTGACAGACAGCGGCTTTGGCCGGAAGAAGAAAAAGGAAGAGGCCGATCTGGACATTACGCCCATGATCGACGTCGTGTTCCTTCTGCTGATCTTCTTCATGGTGACATCCACCATGCAGGCGACGCCTGATCGCGATATTCCGCCAGCCACGTCAGGCACAAATGCCAATGCGTCCGGCTTTTTCGACATCGTGGTGCTGGCCCCCGTATCGGCGGGATCCGAAGCCGAAGTGAAGATTGACGATTCACTGGTGTCGCTTGAGCAGTTGAGGGCTGAGCTGATTCAGAAATCGGCTGGCCCGCCGTTAAAGGTGATGATCTACGCCGAACGTGATGTGCCGTCGGGCACGGTTAGCGAGGTCGAGGGTATCATCGGCGAAGTTGCGTCGGAACAGGAAATCGAGATCGAAATGAAATTCGCCGTACGCGACCGTAAGTAG
- a CDS encoding pyridoxamine 5'-phosphate oxidase family protein, giving the protein MKKLFERPDDRDAVEADCWKLLHHAVEANDCGWRLPVLATVDNGACRQRIVVLRSVDAATRTILAHTDIRSAKVSALKNGATASWLFYDASLKVQMQFVGHTQIHHHDRLSQQLWDQQPLSSLRGYLAPLPPGTRCETAEVNLPANVRDRVPDATELAAAKQNFAAISCVASSIEWLLLRPSGNLRLKVRYDADGSRTIDWLAP; this is encoded by the coding sequence ATGAAGAAGCTTTTTGAACGACCGGACGATCGTGATGCCGTCGAAGCCGACTGCTGGAAGCTCTTGCATCACGCGGTTGAAGCCAATGACTGCGGCTGGCGACTGCCGGTTTTGGCGACCGTCGACAACGGAGCATGCCGTCAGCGGATTGTGGTTCTGCGTTCCGTGGACGCGGCCACACGCACGATCCTTGCTCACACAGATATTCGGTCTGCGAAAGTGTCCGCACTGAAAAACGGCGCAACCGCATCGTGGCTGTTCTACGACGCATCGCTAAAAGTACAAATGCAGTTTGTGGGACACACGCAGATTCACCACCACGACCGATTGTCACAGCAGCTGTGGGACCAGCAGCCACTCAGCAGTCTACGCGGGTATCTTGCACCGCTGCCGCCGGGCACCCGATGCGAAACCGCAGAAGTCAATCTGCCAGCCAATGTTCGAGATCGCGTGCCGGACGCGACTGAACTGGCCGCCGCGAAACAGAATTTCGCGGCAATTTCGTGCGTGGCCTCCAGCATCGAATGGCTGCTGTTAAGGCCGTCCGGCAATCTTCGGCTGAAGGTCCGATACGACGCAGATGGCAGTCGAACCATCGACTGGCTGGCCCCGTAA
- a CDS encoding iron-containing alcohol dehydrogenase, producing the protein MSSATETAVSAVQSGHPSFDYTPRTRVVFGAGAFAKLGDLASNFVDPDSGRNGVLLVTDPGLTAAGHSATAVASLEAAGLSVAVFDNVSPNPTTDDVDRCVAFAAERNVSLIVGLGGGSSMDCGKGANFLLTNGGRMQDYHGVGKATKTMLPMIAVPTTSGTGSEAQSFAVIADAATHMKMPCGDHKAACKVAILDPELTITMPRSVASATGIDAMTHAIESYVTSKRNPVSQMFSRQAWQLLSKSYSQVMNSPSDIEARGNMLLGAHLAGAAIENSMLGSAHATANPLSAHFNTVHGVAVGIMLPHIIRWNAPEVGALYHDLAIAAGWAGPADTPSDAAESLASGIQDLLRVSDMPTKLSDAIEQEISNDMLTTLATEASRQWTANFNPRPMTIDAFQQVYRNAM; encoded by the coding sequence ATGAGTTCAGCCACAGAAACAGCTGTTAGCGCCGTGCAATCCGGCCACCCGTCTTTCGACTATACTCCACGGACGCGAGTTGTTTTTGGAGCCGGGGCGTTTGCGAAGCTGGGCGATCTCGCGAGCAATTTCGTTGATCCGGATTCCGGCCGGAATGGCGTTCTGCTGGTCACAGACCCTGGCCTGACGGCCGCAGGCCACAGCGCAACGGCAGTCGCGTCGCTGGAAGCGGCTGGTCTGTCAGTGGCCGTGTTCGACAATGTATCGCCGAATCCCACGACGGATGATGTTGATCGGTGTGTCGCGTTCGCGGCCGAGCGAAATGTGAGTTTGATTGTGGGGCTCGGTGGCGGCAGCAGTATGGACTGCGGCAAAGGAGCCAACTTCCTGCTGACTAACGGCGGTCGCATGCAGGACTACCACGGAGTCGGAAAAGCCACAAAAACGATGCTGCCGATGATCGCGGTGCCGACAACGTCCGGCACCGGTAGCGAAGCTCAATCGTTTGCCGTCATTGCCGACGCTGCCACGCATATGAAGATGCCGTGCGGCGATCATAAAGCGGCCTGCAAAGTTGCAATTCTCGACCCGGAACTGACCATCACCATGCCGCGTTCGGTCGCCTCCGCCACCGGCATTGATGCGATGACGCACGCCATCGAAAGCTACGTGACATCCAAACGCAATCCTGTGTCGCAGATGTTCTCACGTCAGGCATGGCAGCTGCTGTCAAAGTCTTATTCTCAGGTAATGAACTCACCGAGTGACATCGAAGCTCGCGGTAACATGTTGTTGGGAGCTCACCTGGCGGGTGCCGCCATTGAAAACAGTATGTTGGGATCGGCTCATGCAACGGCCAATCCGCTTTCCGCACATTTCAATACGGTTCACGGCGTTGCCGTTGGCATTATGCTGCCGCATATCATCCGCTGGAATGCACCTGAAGTCGGGGCACTCTACCACGATCTCGCAATTGCCGCCGGTTGGGCCGGGCCCGCAGATACGCCATCTGATGCGGCAGAATCACTCGCTTCAGGAATCCAGGATTTGTTGCGAGTGTCAGACATGCCGACAAAGCTGTCCGACGCCATTGAACAGGAAATCAGCAACGATATGCTGACGACCCTGGCCACTGAAGCGAGTCGGCAATGGACGGCAAACTTCAACCCCCGCCCTATGACTATTGATGCGTTTCAGCAGGTCTATCGCAACGCGATGTAA
- a CDS encoding DEAD/DEAH box helicase, with protein MESELPSSEEIALQYLDQLPWPPYPFQEQAIFTWFDSEDGLLVCAPTGTGKTVIAETALFEALQTRRKAYYTTPLIALTEQKFHELQDSVERWGFAREDVGLVTGNRRVNPDAPILVVVAEILLNRLLSPDDFAFDDVAAVVMDEFHSFNDPERGIVWELSLGMLPKNVRVLLISATVGNAPEFVMWLNKQHNRKLRLLQSQERRVPLSFRWVIDELLSDQLQLMAAGEDEERYTPALVFCFNRAECWSTAEQLKGKNLLASGQQKALQAEIEQMDWSIGAGGKLKQILIRGVGIHHAGLLPKYRRAVEYLFQQKLLSVCVCTETLAAGINLPARSVVMTSLLKGPPRALKLIDASSAQQMFGRAGRPQFDSQGYVYAVAHEDDVRLHRWQQKYDSIPEDTKDPGLRRAKKNLKKKMPKKRPGQQYWTEKQLEQLRDASPGKLSSRGRLPWRLLAFLIRKSGSVFLLQEAIRKRLLDSKEKEDAERNMKRMLITLDAGGFITLSPPPPNRLDATEESPEPVFRSQAVGSGVELAIEDVQEGRSVTTSVWGTGLQMEDDPMGDVVDFSSRPEDEDDGFGVGVLFEDDSCDDAESVTTTEAPEDSSQETTTADEPEPEPEKPAGPGAGLLGALINEARESGGVASTSAAKKTKRSKPDLSTSTEAEQASMRLDDYEPDRAVATPQLEMLFAFRSINSIFAIFLAEHFHKATYEERLLLLEASLNMPGSVRKSVRVPLPERMPPGTLATGYADPQVLTQGLATQEELTGYREEDTGRFIPPLMLAEKMHLLFRNEFPSIHDARITAVWCVGDLLQFGGDFNKYVRARDLTKQEGIIFRHCLRMILLCGEYAQIEPPEMDPVQWRSDLAELAALLTDSCRAVHPSSTDETLTALESCKLDPDQLVV; from the coding sequence ATGGAATCGGAACTGCCGTCGTCGGAAGAGATCGCTCTTCAATATCTTGACCAGCTTCCGTGGCCGCCGTACCCGTTTCAGGAACAGGCGATCTTCACATGGTTCGACAGCGAAGACGGTCTGCTGGTGTGTGCTCCCACAGGCACGGGTAAGACCGTCATCGCCGAAACGGCTTTGTTCGAAGCGTTACAAACCCGCCGCAAAGCGTACTACACCACGCCGCTGATTGCGCTCACAGAACAAAAGTTCCATGAGCTGCAGGATTCCGTCGAACGCTGGGGGTTCGCTCGTGAAGACGTGGGTCTGGTGACGGGAAATCGCAGAGTCAACCCGGACGCTCCGATTCTGGTAGTCGTCGCCGAAATCCTGCTGAACCGCCTGCTATCACCGGACGACTTCGCCTTCGACGACGTTGCTGCCGTGGTGATGGACGAATTTCACAGTTTCAACGATCCCGAACGAGGCATCGTGTGGGAGCTATCGCTTGGCATGCTGCCAAAAAATGTGCGAGTGCTGCTTATCAGCGCCACCGTCGGCAACGCGCCGGAATTCGTCATGTGGCTTAACAAACAACACAACCGGAAGCTTCGACTGCTGCAAAGTCAGGAACGCCGTGTGCCGCTTAGCTTTCGCTGGGTGATCGACGAATTGCTATCCGACCAACTGCAACTGATGGCAGCGGGCGAAGACGAAGAACGCTACACGCCCGCGCTGGTGTTTTGTTTTAATCGAGCGGAATGCTGGAGTACGGCCGAACAACTGAAGGGCAAGAACCTGCTGGCGTCAGGGCAGCAGAAGGCGTTACAGGCCGAAATTGAGCAGATGGATTGGTCGATCGGTGCCGGTGGAAAGCTGAAGCAGATTTTGATTCGTGGAGTTGGCATTCACCACGCCGGGCTGCTGCCGAAATACCGTCGAGCCGTAGAGTACCTGTTTCAGCAAAAGCTGCTTTCGGTGTGCGTCTGCACCGAAACGCTGGCGGCTGGGATCAACCTTCCCGCTCGATCAGTCGTCATGACGTCGCTGCTGAAGGGCCCGCCGCGCGCGCTGAAACTGATTGACGCCAGTTCGGCTCAGCAGATGTTTGGTCGAGCTGGCCGGCCGCAGTTTGACAGCCAGGGCTACGTGTACGCGGTCGCTCACGAAGACGATGTGCGGCTGCATCGCTGGCAACAGAAATACGACTCCATTCCGGAAGACACCAAGGATCCAGGCCTGCGTCGAGCCAAGAAGAACCTGAAGAAAAAAATGCCCAAGAAGCGGCCTGGGCAGCAGTACTGGACGGAAAAGCAGCTTGAACAGTTGCGAGACGCTTCGCCCGGGAAGCTCTCCAGCCGAGGCCGTCTGCCATGGCGGTTGCTCGCGTTTTTGATTCGCAAGTCGGGTTCAGTATTTTTGTTACAGGAAGCGATCCGCAAGCGTCTGCTGGATTCAAAAGAGAAAGAGGACGCCGAACGCAACATGAAGCGGATGCTGATCACGCTGGATGCTGGCGGCTTCATCACGCTAAGTCCGCCCCCACCAAACCGCCTTGACGCTACGGAAGAATCGCCGGAACCCGTGTTTCGCAGCCAGGCCGTCGGTTCGGGTGTTGAACTGGCGATCGAAGACGTGCAGGAAGGCCGTTCGGTCACGACGTCCGTCTGGGGCACGGGCCTGCAGATGGAAGATGACCCGATGGGCGATGTCGTCGACTTCAGCTCACGGCCTGAGGATGAAGACGACGGATTTGGCGTCGGAGTCCTTTTCGAAGATGATTCCTGTGACGACGCAGAATCCGTCACAACAACAGAAGCACCGGAAGACTCATCGCAAGAAACAACCACCGCGGACGAGCCGGAACCGGAGCCCGAAAAACCGGCCGGTCCCGGCGCGGGACTGCTGGGTGCACTCATCAACGAAGCCCGCGAATCGGGCGGCGTCGCTTCGACCAGTGCGGCGAAGAAGACGAAGCGTTCGAAACCCGACCTGAGTACCTCAACAGAAGCTGAACAAGCCAGTATGCGGCTCGACGACTACGAACCCGATCGAGCGGTCGCCACGCCTCAGCTTGAGATGCTGTTCGCCTTCCGCAGCATCAATTCCATCTTTGCCATCTTCCTGGCGGAACACTTCCATAAGGCCACGTATGAAGAACGGCTGCTGTTGCTGGAAGCGTCGCTGAACATGCCGGGGTCGGTTCGCAAAAGCGTGCGAGTTCCTTTGCCGGAACGTATGCCACCGGGAACTCTGGCCACCGGATACGCCGATCCGCAAGTGCTGACTCAGGGCCTGGCAACTCAGGAGGAACTTACCGGCTACCGCGAAGAAGACACAGGCCGCTTTATTCCACCACTGATGCTGGCGGAAAAAATGCACCTGCTGTTCCGCAACGAATTCCCCAGCATCCACGACGCTCGCATCACGGCGGTCTGGTGCGTCGGCGATTTGCTGCAATTTGGCGGCGACTTTAACAAGTATGTGCGAGCTCGCGACTTAACGAAACAGGAAGGCATTATCTTCCGTCATTGCCTGCGTATGATTTTACTGTGCGGCGAGTACGCTCAAATCGAACCGCCGGAAATGGACCCCGTCCAGTGGCGCAGTGATTTGGCAGAGCTGGCCGCACTGCTAACCGATTCGTGTCGAGCCGTGCATCCTTCCAGCACGGACGAAACCCTGACCGCTCTGGAAAGCTGCAAGCTGGACCCCGATCAACTGGTCGTGTAA